The Magnolia sinica isolate HGM2019 chromosome 3, MsV1, whole genome shotgun sequence genome includes the window TGCTGCAACCACCAACAACATCACCAACTGccaaaaaaacattaaaaaaaatcaattaattgAAATTTACACCCTCTTTTTTTATACTTTTGAGGGACACCACAGTACAACTTTTTGCTGCTATGATACCTAAGTAGAAAAAAatgggtgtatctatcaaaagtgtgtgtgtgtaaatagtAGCACCCTAGATTCATGTAGCCTCTAAGATCGTGGCTTAATAATGTTGAATTTGAAACATATACATATTGTGAGTCCACTACAAACACCTACTTTTGTGCTATTGTGTTATGAAGGGTAAAAAAatgggtgtatctatcaaaaggATGGGTGTAAATGGTAACATCCAAGATTCATATGGGCTATAAAATGATGAAACAATAATGTTGGATTTGAAGCTTTGTAAATTCACCAAAACACCTTTTTTTCTCACTACCTTTTTACTACTGTATTACCAAAAGTAGATAGAAAGGGTGTATCTATCAACGAAGTGGGTGTGAATAGTGGCCTAGATATTCAAAATTTCACAACAGTGAAAGGAAACAGAAGGAACCCATTTGAGAAGAAGTCAGAAACTTTTGAAGAATTTTCTCAGAAAACAACATGAACAAGAAGATAGAATCCAATTTCAATGAAATGGATGAAAAAACACTCACCTGATCAAACAAAAACAGGAAGAAATAGCCGCTTGGACTTGAGGCTTTGGAGCAGAGGATGATAACAAAAGGGATAGAAAGCAGAGCATAGGCACTTGCAACAGCATTTCCAACCACAAAGAACCTGAGATAAAAATGCATTAAATTCGCTAAATTTGGAGGAAATATCTCTAAAATTAGATGGgtgtgcatttaaaaaaaaaaattatatttttttaaagtacCTGAAGGCAGGAGAATAGCTGTATTTGGCATCTACTGTAATACCATAGACAGTGGTAGTTTCCTTGTTCATGGCCATGACCAAGGCGGCAGCAGCCGCAGCTGCAAAAGCCAGAAATCTGAGAGAGATTTGGATCAAAACAAGTGTTTTAGGAGTTTTCTGAGGTGGGTTTTGCTCCATTTTGATCTGGTTTGTTGCCATTGAAAGATCTTCCAAGAAATAGCTGGGAAGAGAAacagaggaaaatgagagagagagagagagagagagagagagagagagagagagagagagctgactgAATGTAAGAGATGGGTTTTCCGGTATTtataagagaatgagagagagttcGGCTCCTTTACGAgcgacgcggattgcctgcgaccCATCCTGCCGTCGgaaggtaggtggggcccaccgtgatgtttgtttgtgagaaatctcgggcgcggcttcggtggattccCGGATCCACCGGATGGAtggatccctgtggggcccaccctgatatatgtgccttatcccacgcgtccatccgttttgaaggtcactttagagcatgatccaaaacatgaacatatccaaatcttaggtggcccacaccacagtaaagagtggcaattgaatacccaccattaaaaacatcttgggggtcatcagaatgtttatttgtcttACAACCCGTTaagaaggtcacaaagacctggatcaagagaccacacaaatatgatcaccttgatctaaaacctttgtggcccacgagaagtttctaacggtcaatcactactatttcctatggggtggtccactttagatttggatctgttttattttttgggatcatgacctaaaatgagctttaaaaatggttgtggcccacgagaagtttctaacggtcaatcactactatttcctatggtgtggtctactttagatttggatctgctttattttttgggatcatgacctaaaatgagctttaaaaatggatgaatggacttCAAGATAGGTCAAATATCTAAAGATCAACCAAAGCCATTCAACTTCcaacctttttcaaaaaaaaaataaaattactcaGATTATGTTAGGCAATGATAAAAGAACGAGGCACCTCTAAAACCAAGggttatttgatttttcaaattcataGTAAATACTCTGTAAtaggtaattattatttttttaaataattaccACATGGTTTTGATGGGTTCACGTTTTCGGTACATAAACTGATATAGAGGCCCAAaatctatatgaggcccactgtgacatATATGGCTTCT containing:
- the LOC131239375 gene encoding CASP-like protein 1F1 — protein: MATNQIKMEQNPPQKTPKTLVLIQISLRFLAFAAAAAAALVMAMNKETTTVYGITVDAKYSYSPAFRFFVVGNAVASAYALLSIPFVIILCSKASSPSGYFFLFLFDQLVMLLVVAAASAATAVGYVGKKGNSHAGWAPICGYFEKYCDKAGGSLFCSFVALIVYLLLTVVSATKAREVPVSRY